A part of Populus alba chromosome 8, ASM523922v2, whole genome shotgun sequence genomic DNA contains:
- the LOC118054978 gene encoding zinc finger CCCH domain-containing protein 17, which translates to MVAATQPQQHPSTAAASTTTANATSVEDEALKRNTDCVYFLASPLTCKKGSECEYRHSEYARVNPRDCYFWLNGNCLNPKCGFRHPPLDGLFGTQAIASAGSSLPPSHTAVASATHAPHNPGKQAVPCIFFQQGICVKGDKCAFSHGPNLAGNKVSQPMAPTPGAEALPPKKAFGSLQKCTQEHKIPQTKISKAVEAPSVAKPVSKAEIVHARNIAGVVRSAVPPKSMDGEIPRYKAANLPLTVNGNLSRSSRLHQLQVADDHVVQNGKDADEYLRESSPGFDVLVDNELRDSDYYHSEEQLGRTTGNEGRNLNSVDEYDTGHSADYGLLHDDQEMYRDPRGYDSYELTPGQHAWEQHRASSERMLMAPVLPERRGYLKADSPEHTEESDLRYRLSKQRRVNGLRSVVSNDFVSENHVEERGYRGSSRRDSHHLPSHESSISSRLRGRIKLPGRSPNNGGDVRAEREIDRGRNRGRLSPVRSPVTSQQGRLRDRMKARVEEDYNEGRSFRGPQVRGELMDDRSTNFAGPKRLAELKGGKNAEGKLQQSLGKRKHLEDNPSSDADLSFEGPMPLSEILKRKREGGAAASGSGISSVIKDNNNLKESRQSLISNSNKKADAEMQSGISSVSKDDNSSHMLKNKEESKLATDGAIGTEEENIEIAHGHSSQLPNPSEIETEDGMIADDGMEDLEYEGDDQRDENYEYEQVDEGEYNYEEGENIDGEEEYEDEEDGEDFAKKIGAVIS; encoded by the exons ATGGTTGCAGCCACCCAACCACAGCAGCACCCATCTACAGCTGCTGCTTCGACAACAACCGCAAACGCAACATCCGTTGAAGATGAAGCCTTGAAAAGGAATACTGATTGCGTTTACTTTCTTGCTTCTCCTTTAACCTGCAAAAAG GGAAGTGAGTGTGAATATCGCCACAGTGAATATGCCAGGGTTAATCCCAGGGATTGCTATTTTTGGTTGAATGGTAATTGCTTGAATCCCAAGTGTGGGTTTCGTCATCCT CCCCTGGATGGCTTGTTTGGAACCCAAGCAATAGCCTCTGCTGGATCTTCCTTGCCACCATCGCATACTGCTGTGGCATCTGCCACACATGCTCCTCACAATCCAGGCAAACAGGCAGTCCCCTGCATTTTCTTCCAGCAGGGTATATGTGTAAAAGGTGACAAATGTGCTTTCTCCCATGGACCAAATCTTGCTGGTAATAAAGTTTCTCAACCAATGGCACCTACCCCTGGGGCTGAGGCCCTTCCTCCAAAAAAGGCTTTTGGCAGCCTTCAAAAGTGTACTCAAGAACATAAGATTCCacaaacaaaaatctcaaagGCTGTTGAAGCACCCTCTGTGGCTAAACCTGTGTCAAAAGCTGAAATTGTTCATGCAAGAAACATTGCCGGTGTTGTAAGGAGTGCAGTGCCACCTAAAAGCATGGATGGTGAAATTCCTAGATATAAAGCAGCAAATCTTCCTCTCACGGTCAATGGAAATTTAAGCCGTTCCAGTCGTTTGCATCAGTTACAGGTAGCAGATGATCATGTTGTCCAGAATGGCAAGGATGCTGATGAGTATTTGAGGGAGTCCTCTCCTGGTTTTGATGTTCTTGTGGACAATGAGTTGAGGGATTCAGATTATTACCACAGTGAAGAGCAGCTTGGGAGAACAACAGGAAATGAAGGGAGGAACTTGAACTCTGTTGATGAATATGACACGGGTCATTCTGCTGATTATGGTTTATTACATGATGACCAAGAAATGTATCGTGATCCGCGAGGCTATGATTCCTATGAACTCACGCCAGGGCAGCATGCTTGGGAGCAGCACAGGGCTTCATCAGAAAGAATGTTAATGGCACCAGTTCTTCCAGAAAGGCGAGGTTACTTGAAAGCTGATAGCCCTGAGCACACTGAGGAATCAGATTTGCGTTATCGTTTATCGAAACAAAGGAGGGTTAATGGCTTGAGATCAGTTGTTAGTAATGATTTTGTCTCAGAGAACCATGTTGAGGAGCGAGGTTACCGGGGTTCTTCACGAAGAGACTCTCATCACTTACCTTCACATGAGAGCTCCATTAGCAGTCGCCTTCGTGGCAGAATCAAGCTTCCGGGAAGATCTCCAAACAATGGTGGTGATGTGCGTGCAGAAAGGGAAATTGACAGGGGCAGGAATCGGGGAAGATTGTCACCGGTGAGGTCCCCGGTCACCTCCCAACAAGGGAGGCTACGAGACAGAATGAAAGCTAGGGTGGAAGAGGATTACAATGAGGGGAGAAGTTTCAGAGGTCCTCAAGTGAGAGGAGAATTAATGGATGATAGAAGTACTAATTTTGCTGGTCCTAAACGTCTTGCAGAGCTGAAAGGTGGGAAAAATGCTGAGGGTAAGTTGCAGCAATCCCTTGGAAAGCGCAAGCACTTGGAAGATAATCCATCATCTGATGCTGATCTCTCATTTGAAGGGCCAATGCCTCTTAGTGAGATTctcaagagaaagagagagggtgGAGCTGCAGCCTCTGGCAGTGGAATATCATCTGTTATTAAGGACAACAACAATCTGAAGGAAAGCAGGCAAAGCCTCATCAGCAATTCCAATAAAAAGGCAGATGCAGAGATGCAAAGTGGCATTTCCTCTGTATCAAAGGATGATAACAGTAGCcacatgctaaaaaataaagaagaatccAAGCTTGCAACTGATGGTGCCATtggaacagaagaagaaaatattgaaattgcTCATGGTCATTCTTCTCAACTTCCAAATCCAAGTGAGATTGAGACTGAAGATGGGATGATTGCTGATGATGGAATGGAAGATCTTGAGTACGAAGGTGATGATCAGAGGGATGAAAATTATGAATATGAGCAGGTTGATGAAGGAGAGTACAATTACGAAGAGGGTGAAAATATAGATGGTGAAGAGGaatatgaagatgaagaagatggagAAGACTTTGCCAAGAAAATTGGGGCAGTGATCTCATGA
- the LOC118054970 gene encoding 26S proteasome regulatory subunit 8 homolog A: MATVAVESRQQQQQTESAMTMTAEESCLAKTGAAKQGEGLKQYYIQHIHELLLHVRQKTHNLNRLEAQRNDINSRVRMLREELQLLQEPGSYVGEVVKVMGKNKVLVKVHPEGKYVVDIDKSIDITKITPSTRVALRNDSYVLHLILPSKVDPLVNLMKVEKVPDSTYDMIGGLDQQIKEIKEVIELPIKHPELFESLGIAQPKGVLLYGPPGTGKTLLARAVAHHTDCTFIRVSGSELVQKYIGEGSRMVRELFVMAREHAPSIIFMDEIDSIGSARMESGSGNGDSEVQRTMLELLNQLDGFEASNKIKVLMATNRIDILDQALLRPGRIDRKIEFPNPNEDSRCDILKIHSRRMNLMRGIDLKKIAGKMNGASGAELKAVCTEAGMFALRERRVHVTQEDFEMAVAKVMKKETEKNMSLRKLWK; the protein is encoded by the exons ATGGCAACAGTAGCAGTGGAGAGtaggcagcagcagcagcaaacaGAATCAGCAATGACGATGACGGCGGAGGAGAGCTGCTTGGCGAAAACGGGGGCGGCGAAGCAAGGAGAGGGATTAAAGCAGTATTACATCCAACACATCCATGAGCTTCTGCTACATGTCCGTCAAAAAACCCACAATCTCAATCGCCTAGAAGCTCAACGCAATGACATTAATTCCAGAG TGAGGATGCTTAGAGAAGAGTTGCAGCTACTTCAAGAACCCGGGTCATATGTTGGTGAAGTTGTCAAAGTAATGGGGAAGAACAAGGTGTTGGTTAAG GTTCATCCAGAGGGGAAGTATGTTGTTGATATTGATAAAAGTATTGATATCACAAAGATCACTCCATCAACAAGGGTTGCCCTTCGCAACGACAGCTATGTTCTTCACTTGATCTTGCCTAGCAAAGTGGATCCTCTGGTCAACCTCATGAAGGTTGAAAAAGTTCCAGATTCTACCTATGACATGATAGGTGGTCTTGACCAACAAATTAAAGAGATAAAGGAG GTCATTGAACTTCCAATTAAACACCCTGAATTGTTTGAGAGTCTTGGAATCGCTCAACCAAAG GGTGTCCTCCTCTATGGGCCTCCTGGCACTGGAAAAACTCTACTGGCTAGGGCAGTGGCTCATCACACTGACTGTACTTTCATCAGGGTTTCTGGTTCTGAATTAGTTCAGAAATACATTGGAGAAGGCTCTAGAATGGTCAGAGAGCTCTTTGTTATGGCAAG AGAGCATGCTCCATCAATCATTTTCATGGATGAAATTGACAGTATCGGATCTGCTCGAATGGAATCTGGGAGTGGCAATGGTGACAGTGAGGTTCAGCGAACTATGCTGGAGCTTCTAAATCAGCTGGATGGATTTGAAGCATCAAACAAGATAAAG GTTTTGATGGCTACAAATCGGATTGATATTCTGGATCAAGCTCTCCTTCGGCCAGGACGAATTGACAGGAAGATTGAATTTCCAAATCCCAACGAAGAC TCACGTTGTGATATCTTGAAAATCCATTCAAGGAGGATGAATTTAATGCGTGGGATTGATTTGAAGAAGATAGCTGGGAAGATGAATGGTGCCTCTGGTGCAGAGCTCAAG GCGGTGTGCACAGAGGCTGGAATGTTTGCTCTAAGAGAGAGGAGGGTCCATGTTACACAAGAAGATTTTGAGATGGCAGTGGCAAAGGTCATGAAGAAGGAGACAGAGAAGAACATGTCATTGCGGAAGCTCTGGAAGTAG
- the LOC118054960 gene encoding F-box protein At5g65850-like — MGNSISQMRTSSSSSRKSININRQQIPGDVILDILSRLPAKSVVRCRCVSRTWYSFTHDPFFASLHHARSLTRDNGSALLLSYPDPSSSSTSFSFFERKQGFRNLQISNVDQQCTRLSEIIRGILCIHDRRSHRVDICNITTQETITLPRSTNIPIRSGAGVDFDIVYEPRYSFGFNSSTRDYKVLNICSISRYKLQVNPNNGLSTREVSQRTVEFEIFTIGCDRGAGSWRKIDPGYPYDQELHGLSSESVCADGAIHWRHRVFDQEILLAFDLKQEKFQIIQVPKEALEFHLMKQVKGCLVLMGHVISGYNRNKIALWILEDRHNQIWMKENVVFPSHSPCLWPVGSFKTGLILLAQHGYADPAAWAAYYCDLETKNLCMIQVPELKSVKLPCGEAGKPSDVVLTEHTENLLSLTSNVYSSIQEEKVKQFAGFFF, encoded by the coding sequence ATGGGCAATAGCATTAGCCAGATGAGAACATCGTCGTCGTCTTCACGAAAATCCATTAATATTAATCGCCAGCAGATTCCGGGCGACGTGATTCTTGATATCCTTTCAAGACTCCCCGCTAAATCCGTTGTACGATGCAGGTGTGTATCCAGGACCTGGTACTCCTTTACTCACGATCCTTTCTTTGCTAGCTTGCATCACGCTCGTTCTTTAACAAGGGATAATGGCAGTGCTCTCCTTCTTTCCTACCCTGATCCATCATCCTCATCaacatctttctcttttttcgaACGCAAACAAGGGTTTCGCAACCTTCAAATCTCCAATGTCGACCAACAATGTACTCGCCTTTCTGAAATCATTAGAGGCATTCTCTGCATACATGATCGCAGAAGCCATCGTGTTGACATATGTAATATCACCACTCAAGAGACTATAACCCTTCCACGGAGTACAAATATACCAATTAGGTCGGGTGCTGGTGTTGATTTCGATATTGTTTATGAACCTCGATATTCTTTCGGTTTCAATTCCTCTACAAGGGATTACAAAGTTCTTAATATTTGTAGCATCAGTAGATACAAATTGCAAGTCAATCCTAACAATGGGTTGTCCACTCGGGAAGTTAGCCAGAGAACTGTGGAGTTCGAGATTTTCACTATAGGCTGCGACAGGGGCGCAGGTTCATGGAGAAAAATTGATCCTGGCTACCCTTATGATCAAGAACTTCATGGTCTATCAAGTGAAAGTGTCTGCGCTGATGGAGCTATACATTGGAGGCACAGAGTTTTTGACCAGGAAATTTTGCTCGCATTCGACCTTAAACAGGAGAAGTTCCAAATCATCCAAGTCCCAAAAGAAGCATTAGAATTTCATCTCATGAAACAAGTCAAAGGATGTCTAGTGCTAATGGGTCATGTAATTAGTGGTTATAATCGAAATAAAATTGCTCTGTGGATACTAGAGGATCGACATAACCAAATCTGGATGAAGGAGAACGTTGTTTTCCCCTCACATAGCCCATGTCTGTGGCCTGTCGGCAGTTTCAAGACGGGACTGATTTTGCTTGCGCAACATGGATACGCAGATCCGGCTGCCTGGGCGGCATACTATTGTGACCTTGAGACAAAGAATTTATGCATGATTCAAGTCCCCGAGCTGAAGTCAGTTAAACTTCCTTGCGGTGAAGCTGGAAAACCTTCTGATGTTGTTCTTACAGAGCACACTGAGAATCTTTTGTCGCTAACAAGTAATGTGTACTCAAGCATTCAAGAAGAAAAGGTTAAGCAATTTGcaggatttttcttttga
- the LOC118054983 gene encoding uncharacterized protein, protein MDYERIEKPQGGGGGLSPGKLRSMLLGVEKKRNQQEQEEELESSYACRSQLNHLDETGGGSSDNCKDVDVFNVLPEFPASTTADSRAASQMVSDGSRLKDQSFVNSRIRSQEVPSFDYDKSNETAIVLSSISDFQKAEWAPQRVPLAPFSKPAPSKWDDAQKWIASPTWNRPKTGHAQVQGGQGPRKTGNVLSRQSSTKIVVEVPEQKVVTFEEPDTKRVDTSQAKKETCLQKLQSWEADSYPIVDSYGKPVLMNENSAGQSAISLSRHDSSLAIHSATTFIPPPSTARSVSMRDMGTEMTPIASQEPSRTGTPVRATTPIRSPTSSRPSSPGRTAPASSPTNPPNDRLDPNKGLSEKELKLKTKREIMVLGTQLGKMNIAAWASKEEEDKDASTSQKIIAADQQSKIVIETRAAAWEEAEKAKYMARFKREEMKIHAWENHQKAKTEAEMRKIEVEVERIRGQAQDRLMNKLAAARHKAEEKRATAEAKSNRQAAKTDKQAEYIRRTGRVPSSFTFCGWCW, encoded by the exons ATGGATTACGAAAGGATCGAAAAGCCTCAG GGAGGAGGGGGAGGATTGTCACCGGGGAAACTGAGAAGCATGTTACTAGGAGTGGAAAAGAAGAGGAATCAACAAGAACAAGAGGAAGAGCTTGAATCCTCTTACGCGTGCAGATCTCAACTTAATCACCTCGATGAAACTG GTGGCGGCAGTTCTGATAATTGCAAAGATGTAGATGTTTTCAATGTGCTTCCTGAATTCCCTGCTTCAACGACAGCTGATTCCAGGGCTGCATCACAGATGGTCAGTGATGGTAGTAGATTGAAGGATCAATCTTTTGTCAATTCAAGAATCAGGAGCCAGGAAGTCCCATCTTTTGATTATGATAAAAGTAATGAAACTGCAATTGTGCTCTCCTCGATTTCTGATTTTCAAAAGGCTGAGTGGGCCCCACAAAGAGTACCCCTTGCTCCGTTCTCAAAACCAGCACCATCCAAATGGGATGATGCCCAGAAGTGGATAGCAAGCCCCACTTGGAACCGGCCTAAAACAGGGCATGCTCAGGTGCAAGGTGGACAAGGACCACGGAAGACGGGAAATGTTCTGAGTCGGCAATCTTCTACAAAGATTGTTGTAGAAGTTCCAGAACAAAAGGTGGTTACATTTGAAGAACCAGATACAAAACGGGTTGATACTAGTCAGGCTAAGAAGGAAACTTGTCTGCAGAAACTTCAAAGTTGGGAGGCTGATTCATACCCAATAGTTGATTCCTATGGCAAGCCTGTGCTTATGAATGAGAATTCTGCTGGGCAATCAGCAA TCAGTCTCAGCAGGCATGATTCATCTTTGGCTATTCACAGTGCAACTACATTTATTCCGCCTCCTTCAACTGCTAGGTCTGTGTCAATGAGAGATATGGGTACAGAAATGACTCCTATTGCTAGTCAAGAGCCTTCTAGGACAGGAACTCCAGTGAGGGCAACAACACCAATTCGCAGTCCAACTTCTTCCAGGCCTTCAAGTCCTGGCAGAACCGCACCAGCTTCATCTCCAACAAATCCTCCCAATGACCGTCTAGATCCAAACAAGGGATTGTCTGAAAAGGAGTTAAAACTGAAAACCAAGAGAGAAATAATGGTTCTAGGGACACAGCTAGGTAAAATGAACATTGCAGCCTGGGCTAGCAAAGAGGAGGAGGACAAGGACGCATCCACTTCACAGAAAATTATAGCAGCTGATCAACAGAGTAAAATTGTGATTGAAACACGTGCAGCAGCATGGGAGGAGGCGGAGAAGGCCAAGTATATGGCCAG GTTTAAACGTGAAGAGATGAAAATTCATGCATGGGAGAATCATCAAAAAGCAAAAACTGAAGCTGAGATGAGAAAAATTGag GTGGAGGTTGAAAGGATAAGGGGGCAGGCCCAAGATAGGCTTATGAACAAACTAGCAGCAGCAAGGCACAAGGCTGAAGAGAAGCGAGCAACAGCAGAAGCCAAGAGTAACAGGCAGGCTGCGAAAACTGACAAACAGGCAGAGTACATTCGTAGAACTGGTCGTGTTCCTTCCTCGTTTACCTTTTGTGGTTGGTGTTGGTGA